Below is a window of Gracilinanus agilis isolate LMUSP501 unplaced genomic scaffold, AgileGrace unplaced_scaffold16027, whole genome shotgun sequence DNA.
ACCCCCATCTCCGTTCCAAACCTCCTTCCCTCGCTCGGGCCCCTAAGCTTCTTCCTCTGAAGCCTTTCTGTCCCTTCACCCACATCTTCTCGCCTAGGGTATCCCTTAAAATTTTAACTGTCAAATTCAGTGGCTTTTGGTTTAACCTTTTCACCATCGATCACTCCTTTTGAATAGTCCTAAAATCTCTCTCCAAATTCTAGCACCATATTCCCAACTCCTTGGTAGGCATCTCTACCCTGACAGTCTATCATTACATCCAATCAGTTTTCCAATCCTGTAGATTCAACCTCCAcaatttctcttttccacttaAAGAGTTCCTATTCTAGGTTAGACCTTTATCACTTCTCATCTGGACAACTGCATTAACACCACCACTGACCTCCCTACTTTAAGATCTTTGACCCAAGTATTAACACTTGAGAATCTAATCATGACCCAAATCTAGATCTTCTCTTCCCATCAGGCTGGAAGCTTCTCGAGGGCAGACTTTGACTCTCAATAACTAGGGTCTCCTGCTTAATGCCCACAGCCCAGACTATTAGGGATCTatggtgaactggaaagaaaggCTGAATTCCGGCTCTGTCATTTGTTAATTCTGCAACTTtgagaaaattccttcttttctaaatctaaaattctgGGGTCCTGCATTGTCTCataatggttttttttcctccctgatgaaaaaaaaaatgcacccTGTCCCTTGCCCTCTAGAGCCCCCATCCACTCACCAAGTGGGGTGCTCCTGCGGGGAGCCTCCACCCCCCAGGCCTCAGCCACATGGGCCAGCAGCAGCTGGGAGACGTGGCGATGGGCATGTTGGTCCCAATGTATGCCGTCCAAACGCCGGTGCCGAACCGCGTGCCGGAAGTGGAAATGCAGGTCCAGTACATCAAATCGGTGCCCATCAGCCAACATGGAACAATAGAAGTTTGCCTCCAACACGTCAGCTCGGAGAGAGCCCGTCATGGGCTGCAGCTGAGGAAGGGACAACAAAGGAGGGGAGGAACCTGCACTCAGGcccctctttccccccaaacccaGGGCTGGAGTGACACAGGCACAGGCACAGAAATGGcaggtgtgggggagggggtggagaaaTTCAGCCTTCTCACCTCTGGCAGCAGAAAGCCTCCCGTAAGGCGCTCACCCAGTGGCATTGCCAGGGTCCATACCAGGAGGCAGGAGGCAGGCAGGACTTCTTCCATCCTTTCAAATAAGCATTCTAAGTTTTCCTGGTAACTTCTGATGGCATCACCACCATACCTGGATGgagtgaagagaatgagaatccctGACCCTTCAAATAAGACCCCAGGCGGTACGGAAGGGGTTAATCCAGGGTAAAGACTGATTAGTGATTACCAGAATCATATTcaatacattttataaagttattaagcAAAACAAGTGCAATCTAGTtagctatttttc
It encodes the following:
- the LOC123254155 gene encoding PC-esterase domain-containing protein 1A-like codes for the protein EPGDGGPGVWGPCPAYQPPPPSLPFAVQRAVYKDLVLLLQKDSLLTEAQLKAKGELSFEQDRLVAGGQLGELHNGTHYREVRQFLSSSGHHLLRFYFLTRVYSTYVESVLAELQHGPPPDLVIINSCLWDLSRYGGDAIRSYQENLECLFERMEEVLPASCLLVWTLAMPLGERLTGGFLLPELQPMTGSLRADVLEANFYCSMLADGHRFDVLDLHFHFRHAVRHRRLDGIHWDQHAHRHVSQLLLAHVAEAWGVEAPRRSTPLGEWMGALEGKGQ